Genomic window (Ureibacillus composti):
GCTTCCCGCTCTGTATTTTCTAATGTTTCCTTAATAGATGCTTGAATTGATTTTGCCAACGGTTCACTATCAGCATGTCCATCCTTATGGTAAAAGACTTGAGCCCCTCTCCATTTTTCCTCTGGAATAGCGTTTGCATGAATTGTTATAAAAATATCTGGCTTGTTTGTTTTTACTATGTTTTCACGTAGAAAAATATCTTGTTTTTTACGCTCACGCAAAGTTGGAAATTCCTCATTTGGGGCATGCTCGGCTAGAACATCTCCATCAGTAGTACGTGTCATGACAACTTCTGCCCCTAAACGTTTCAACTGATGTTCAACCTTCTCTGAGATTGCTAGAGTTACATCTTTTTCAACCACATCTTCTGCGGAAGCTCCGCCGTCAATACCCCCATGACCTGCATCCAGAACAATCTTAACGCCACCTAATGGCTCTGGTAAAAAGAAACGTCTGTCAGAAGCGCTTGTCTCATAAATAACCACAATCACACAGCAAATCAAAATAACTATTAGTGCAATCCACCGTTTCAAAAATACTACACCGCCTTTTGCAACCTTTTGCACTACTATACGCTCCAAATTGGACTAGTATGCGTAAACTACAAAGACGTTTTAAAATGTAATTTCTATTTTTTAAATCAAGAGATGGACTAATTATTGAACCTGTAGTTGTTGCTGTAGGGAGGCATAGAAACCATTATATTTCATTAATTTATCGTGATTTCCTTGTTCTAGAATTGCCCCATCTTTTATAACAAGGATTTGATCTGCATTTTCAATTGTTTTTAAACGATGGGCAATGACAAAACTCGTACGGCCTTGCATCAAATTATTTAATCCCTTTTGTATTTGAACCTCTGTCATTGTATCTACGCTGGAAGTTGCTTCATCTAAAATTAGAATATCTGGGTCTTCGATAATCGCTCTAGCTATCGCTATTAACTGACGCTGACCTTGACTCAAATTCATCCCACCTGAACTAAGCATCGTATCATATTTTTGTGGTAAGTATTTAATAAAACTATGTGCATAAGCAATTTTAGCCGCTCGTTCAACCTCTTCATCTGTCGCATCTAACTTCCCATAACGAATGTTTTCACGAACCGTTCCTGAGAACAAATACGTATCCTGAAGAACAACACCTATATGATCACGTAAGTTTTCCATTTTATATTGATTAATCTCATTACCATCGATTAAAATCTCTCCACTCATTGCATCATAAAAGCGATTAAGCAACTGAATAATCGTTGTTTTACCAGAACCCGTAGGCCCAACTAATGCAATCGTTTCACCAGCTTTCGCTCGAAATGAGATATTTTTCAGTACTGGTTTATCCTTTTGATAATAAAAATCAACATTTCTAAATTCAACTTCTCCATCATAATTATTTTTTGTGATGGCATCCGGTACGTCTGCAACTTCATTTTGCTCATCTAAGATTTCAAAAACACGTTCTGCTCCAGCGATTGCTGATTGGAATGTATTTAGTAAATTAGACAATTGATTAATTGGTCTGAAAAACTGTCTTGTATAAGTAACGAAGGAAGCAATCACTCCAATCGATACACCGACATTCCCAACTACCATCAATGCACCAACACCGATGACTAACGCAATCCCTAAGTTATTTATAAAGTTATTAACCGGACCAAGAAAGCCAGATGTAATATCCGCACTTAAAGCAGAAGCTCGTAGTTTTTCATTTGCTTTTTTAAATTGCTCAATTGTTTGCATTTCTTTCCCAAATAACGTAGTAATATTCGAGTTGGAAATTGTTTCTTCAATGTAACCATTTAAATTTCCTAAATCTTTTTGGCGCATGACGAAATTTTTACTACTGTGTTTAATAATTTGTTTCGTTGACCAAACAATGATTGGAATAACAAGTAACGTCACTACTGCTAACACCCAATTTAAATAAAACATTGCAATTCCAGTACCTACTACGGTTAAGATGGTAGACACAATTTGAATAACGCTTTGTGAAAGGGCAGCATTTAAATTTTCAACATCATTTGTCATACGACTCATTAAATCACCCTGTTGTCGCTTATCAAAAATTGATAACGGCAGTGATTGGAACTTCTCAAAAAGATGTTGACGTAATTGTTGAATAGTTTTTTGTGACACTCGAATCATTACGTATGTTTGTAACCATGTAAATATTGCAGAAATTATATAAATCGCTGCTAGGATTAACACCATACGAATCGTACCCTCAATATCTAGCTTTAAAATATGTTCATCAATAATCAAACCAATGAATAATGGCCCGACTAAACTTAATATCGATGACATAATCACAAAGAATACAGAGCTGACAATGCCGATTCGTTGATTTTTCAAATACGACCAAATTCGCAAGAGCGTCGCTTTTTGATTTTTTGCTTTTTCTGCAGGTCCGTTAAATCTTGGTCCTGGATGTCTTCCTAGGGGGGGAGGTCCAGCTTGTCTTCCTGTTGGTTTATTCATTTAAAGTCCCTCCCCTTACCAATTGTGTTGAAACAATTTCTTGATAGATTGCATTTGTTTCAAGCAACTCTTCATGTGTTCCTTGCCCTACAATACATCCATCGTCTAATACTAAAATTTGATCAGCATGTCGAATGGATGAAATTTTTGATGAAACAATAAACTTCGTACTTTCTTTGAAATTTTCTGTAATCGCCCTTTGAATACGCTTTTCAGAGATACTATCAACAGCAGATGTTGTATCATCCAGAATTAGAATAGCCGGCTTACGGATAAAGGCACGGGCCATTGCAAGTCGTTGTTTTTGACCTCCCGAAAGATTTGTAGCTCCTTGGGTAATCAAATATTGCTCTTGTTCATCCAATTTCTCAACAAATTCGTAGGCACAAGAAGATTCTAATGCTTCGATTAAATCCTCAGTTGTTGCCCCATCTTTACCATATTTCACGTTTTCTTCAATTGTTCGCGAAAATAATGTTGCCTTTTGAGGTGCAAAGCCAATTGCCCCGCGCAATGTTTCTAAATCATATTGATGAATAGGTCGGCTATCAATTTTTATAAGTCCTTGGTCAGTGTCGTACATTCGAGGAATCAAATTCACGATGGTAGATTTTCCACTCCCAGTCATCCCGATAATTCCAATTGTTTCTCCGGAATTTACTTTAAAGGAGATATTCTTTAAAACAGCTTCATTTTGTTTATTATAGGCAAAATGAACATTTTCAAATTCAACCGTTCCTTTTATAGATGATTTCACAGCAGATTCGCTATTTTTAATCTCTGGCTTTTCTTCAAGAACAGTAACAATGCGCTTTGCACTCGGTACTGCCCGCGCAATTTGCATAAGTACATTGGAAGAACTCATTAATCCTCCCATAATCATCATTAAATAATTTATAAATGCGATAATAACTCCTACTTCGATGTTTTCATTTTCTACTTTAAATGCACCCATCCATAGGGCGGCAATAATACCCATGTTTACAACAAAAGCAGTAAGAGGCATTAAAATCCCTATAATTTGATCAGCAGTAATATTTCGCTTCATCAATTTTTCATTTACTGATCTGAATTGATCAATTTGATGGTCTTTGCGATTATATGCCTTAATGACACGGATCCCTGCTAAATTTTCTTGCACCCGCGTGTTAACCGCATCCACTGCTTCTTGCACTTTTAGAAATAACTTCCCTGATATTTTGGTAAAAAAGTAGATGGAAAATGCTAGGATCGGTACGACAACTAATAAGATTGGAAATAACTCACGTGCCGTAAGAAATACAATTACAATAGCGCCAAGAAATGTTAGTGGCCCTCTAACGAAAACCTTTAATAACATTGTTAGTGCCCTTTGTAGCATTTCTACATCACTCGTTATGTTGGTGATGAGTTTCCCAAGTGTAAAATGGTCCTTATTACTATTTGAAAAGTAAGTAATGGTTTCATACAAATCTTGACGAATATCCGCTGCAAAGTTGACCGCTGTTTTTGAGGCATAAATTGAACAAACTGCTCCGCCTACCAAACCTAAAAATGCACATAGTACAGTCAACCCAAACATTTTAATAATATAGCTTGTATTGTCTTGAGCAATCCCATGATCAATAATGTGTTGCATAATTGTTGGTTGAACCAAATCCATCCCAACTTCTAGCACCATCATTAAGGGGGCAATAATTGCAAAGACCATATATGGTTTTATATATTTCTTTAAGGATAATACAGCCTGCATGGTGTACCTTCTTTCTATGGATACAAATCTTTACTAATCTTTCTTTTCACAAGAAGAATGAGAAATTTCATCTAATTCAAAGGCTGCTTTAAAATCATTCATGATTGCTTCAGTTGCCTTCAACTCACCTGCTATCACAGTTTGAATAGATTGGAATTCAGGAGATTCTAATTGTTGCCTGAGTGTATCTCGTTTAACTAATAACTTTTCATAAAATGCAAGTGCTCTTCCACGTCTGAAGGTTTTCGCTCCTCGTTCTCCTCTTCCTCGTCGTTCATGAGGAGTTCTCTCACTTGAATACTCCACATTAGACATTTGCTCATTTAAGTCTCTTTTCATAAATCCGTCACCTCTAGTATACAATTGTATACACCAGTATACTAATTTACAATTTATTTTTTAGAATTTTATAGATGATTTTAGCATTTACTTGGTAGTATGGAGCAATCTTTCTTTATAATATAATTATCAAAAAAATTAGAAAAAGAGGGTTGTATATGAAGTTACGAGTTTCAGCAGTTCAGTACCATTTACACACAATTAATTCATTTGAGGAATTTGTAGAACAATGCGAGCATTATATTAAGGCGGCTTTAGAATTTGATACAGAGTTTATTTTATTCCCAGAATTTTTTACAACTCAATTACTATCTATTAAAGAAAACGGGAGAACGTTAACTATTAATGACTTACCAAGTTATACAGAAAAGTATCACCAAGCTTTTACTGCATTTGCCAAAAAGTATAATGTACATATTATTGCTGGCACACATGTGGTTGAAGTAGGAGGTCATTTACGTAACACCGCCCATCTTTTCTATCCTGATGGAAAAATTGGAACACAAGCAAAACTTCATATTACCCCTACAGAAGTACATGAATGGAATATGTCTAAGGGGGAAGGGTTAGAAATCTTTGAAACTGAGAAAGGGAAAATTGCCATTCTCACATGTTACGATATTGAATTCCCCGAAATCGTACGTATGGCTAAAGCTAAAGGGGCTGATGTTATTTTCTGTCCTTCATGTACAGATGATCGTCATGGATTCCATCGTGTTCGCTATACCAGTCATGCCCGCGCAATCGAGAACCAAGTGTATGTCGTCTTAACTGGCACAGTTGGGGCTCTTCCGACTGTTGACTTTATGCGTGCAAATTTTGGGCAAGCAGCGATTATTACACCAAATGACGTTCCTTTCCCTCCTAAAGGTTTATTAGCTGAAGGGGAAATCAATAATGATATGTTGATTACTGCTGATCTGGATTTAGAATTATTATATCAAGTTCGAGAAAAAGGCTCTGTTACTACTTGGCGTGACAGACGTGTTGATTTATATACTGATTGGGAGTAATTAATTGGCGAGGAGGAGACATGGGTGTATCGAAGTGAACAGCTGTTATTTGATGAAGGAAAACCAGTTTCAATAATCATCCGGAATTATACTGCAAATGACTTTGATGAAATGATTGATATACAGTCCGAATGCTTTCCCCCTCCTTTCCCTTCTGAATTATGGTGGAATAAAAAACAATTAACAAATCATGTCACGTTGTTTCCAGAAGGAGCTCTATGCGTAGAAGTTGACGGTAAATTAGCTGGCTCTTTAACAGGGGTTTGTGTGGATTTTGACCCTGCACATCCATCACATACTTGGGCTGAAATAACTGACGAAGGTTATATAACTAACCATAATCCTAAGGGAAATACTTTATATATTGTCGATATTAGTGTTCGTCCATCATATCGATCACTAGGACTAGGGAAAATTATGATGCAGTCGATGTATCACGTTGTCATAGAAAAGGGGTTGGACCGATTACTTGGGGGTAGTCGAATGCCCGGGTACCACAAATATGCACATCAGCTAAAAGCAGCTGATTACCTAAAAGCAGTCTTAACTGGACAGTTGAAAGATCCCGTCATTACCTTTTTACTTAAATGTGGTAGACTTCCAATCGCCGTTATTGAAAATTACTTAGAAGATGAAGAGTCGTTGAATTATGGGGTATTAATGGAGTGGAAGAATCCTTTTAAATAGGATTTTCTTTTTGGAAATCAGTTCTCAAGATTGAATGTCAAATGAATTTATTTAGTGTAGGTACGACTTGTTTATGTGCGACTTTTAAGAAATACTGTGTAATTGATTTCCTAAGCTACGATGGTAATAGGGCTCTCCTCTAAAATAGAAGAGAGCCCATAATATTTAATTCCTACCCGACTCTTTCAATTAACTCCCTTGAGTTATTCTTAGGGGAGTTTACTTGATCCGATACCTCATATGCTGTCATTTCATCTACTGGAAATGGAACTAATAATGACTTCAGATGATCACGCTCTTTCACACGTGGGTCTAACCATAATGCTTGCTGTTCTTTCGATAGAATAACAGGCATCCGGTCGTGTATATTTGCCATTAATGCGTTAGGCTCTGTTGTTAAAATTGTACATGTGTGACTAGTTTGTCCTGAAGACGAAAGCCACGTATCCCATAAACCCGCTACCGCAAACAAGGAATCGTCCTTCATTTTTATACGCATCGGTCTTTTCGTCTTACCTTCTCGTTTCCATTCATAAAATGAGTCCATTGGAATAATACAGCGTCGTTGATAAAATGACTTTTTAAAGCTAGGTTTTTCATCTGCCGTTTCCGCGCGGGCATTAATCATTTTCGAAGCCATCTTCTCGTCTTTTGCCCAGGATGGAACCAGCCCCCACTTTAGAAACCCCATTCGATTCTTTGTACCGTCATTAATAATGGAGATAATTTTCTGTGTTGGGGCAATGTTATAACTTTCATGATATAACGCTTCATCAAATGCCTGTTGGATCTCAAAATGTTCGATTAGTTTCTCAAATGTTGTAAACAACGTAAACCTACCACACATATTAACCACCCTTTTTGTTGAGTATTTTTACTCTGTCCTTTCTAGCCATTAAACTACTAATAAGTGAGCATAGGAGAATTACAGCAATAAAAGTCCATATATTAAAGAAGACTGCATTAGAATTAATCGAGAGCATTGGTACATCATCCACTTCGCTATAAATAGGATGCACCTCTTTCAGTAAAGCTACCATCCGTTCTGCTTTAATCCAAGTTATTATAGAAATTATAGCTATACCTAGTAAACTGATGGTCGAGATGATTGCCATTTTCTTTACGTCTAGATTATGAAACATCCATTGATAGGCGTAAATAATCGTCAGGACTATAAAAAACAGTATAAAAGGCATCCCAAAAACAACCGGTATGATTCCTAGGTTGCCATTTCCTCCTGCATAAGCATCGGGTGGTATTGTTGAATAATTCGTAAGGGCAAAAGCAACAATTGAAAAAAGTGTACAAATTAAGTAAATAGTTAAATAGAGATACCTCATTTCTTCACTCCCCTTTTACTCCCTTTTCATTTCCACTTATTAAAACAGACGCTCTTGACCAATAATCGGTACCAACATAAAAGAAAAGATTTGCTAGTCATGCCAGCAGATCCAAACAAAGGCTCGTAATTGATAAAACAATGATTAAGGCTAAAGCTTTATATGTACAAAAATGCTCTTTCTTTAAAATACTCTTTCAGTTTTGTCCATCCCTTCTTTTCCTAGAACCTATGCAAGGTAATAATTTAAAGAATATGAATTTAGGCCTTTGCTTATCTTTGACCGAAATAGAACAAAACGTGCTAACGCAAATCATGATTACAGTTTTGCACAAAAAAACCCTCAACCATATAGTTGAGAGTATTCATAATGAACTATTAGAACATGGACTCGCCATAAAAACACTATTGGTTTTTATTTAAGTTCTCTTGCGCCATTCTAACAAGTTCTTTCACCATGTTACCACCTAATTTACCGCCAACTTTTCCCGCTTGTTCAGATGTAAGTTTCCCATTATATCCTTCTTTTAACGGGACTCCTACTTCTTCAGCGATTTCAAATTTTGCTTGTTCCGGATTCGTTGTGCCAGCTATTTTTGCCTTTAACTGATCCAGCCCTTCACGAGCCTCTGGAACTAAAATTTTATTTCGATTTCTTCGAGCCATGTAAATCCCTCCTTTAATTTTATATTGTCCTAAAGAGAGAAAAACATGTTAATTAAGTTTTAATATCCGAATGTCTCTGCTCGTAATATAATATTTTAATTTGTCACACAGCTATCTTGTTTTTGAAGCTCCTTAAGAATACAAAGACTGTTATAACTATACTTAGGAGACCACTTATTTATTAAAGTAATCCAGAAAAAAACGTAATGCCAACAGAAAGAACAAACCGGTAGAGGTGACAAAAGTATATAGAACTATAAATGAGGGCGACCAGAATTTGACCAAAACCTTTTTCTCTACAAAAAAGACCCCCAACCAAGAATGGTTGAGAGCCTTGAAACGTATATATATATTAACGTTTTGAGAACTGAGGTGCACGACGCGCGCCTTTAAGACCGTATTTTTTACGTTCTTTCATACGTGGGTCACGAGTTAGTAAGCCTGCAGATTTAAGTGCTGGACGGAAATCTGGGTCAACTTGTAGTAAAGCACGAGCGATACCATGACGGATTGCTCCAGCTTGACCTGTGAATCCACCACCGTTTACGTTTACAAATACATCATAGCTACCTTTAGTTTGAGTTGCATCTAATGGTTGGTTGATGATTAAGTGTAAAGTTTCGAATGGTAGGTAGTCTTCGATGTTACGGTTGTTGATAACAATTTTACCTTCGCCTGGTACTAGACGTACGCGAGCTACTGAGCTTTTACGGCGACCTGTGCCGATATATTGAACTTGTGCCAAGGGTATATCCTCCTCTAATTAATTATCCGCGAAGCGTATAGCTTTCCGGTTTTTGTGCTGCATGTGGATGTTCTGCACCTGCATAAACATTTAGTTTACCGAACATTTTGCGACCTAAAGAGTTTTTAGGAAGCATTCCTTTAACTGCTAATTCGATCATTTGTGTTGGGTATTTTTCTTTCATTTCGCCAGCTGTACGTGTTTTTAAACCACCAGCAAATTGAGTGTGACGGTAATAAATTTTACCTTCTAATTTGTTACCTGTTAAGTGAATTTTGTCAGCGTTGATTACGATAACGTGATCACCTGTGTCTACGTTTGGTGTGAATGTTGGTTTATGTTTACCGCGTAAGATAGCAGCTACTTCAGAAGCTAAACGTCCAAGAGTTTGGCCTTCTGCGTCTACTACTAACCATTTACGCTCTACTTCGTGACCTTTAGCCATGAATGTTGTACGCATTTATATGTCCTCCTAATCGATTCAATTACCGTTATTTTTCATTATTATACACTTATAAGTTTCGGGGCTTATTTAGTGGTGGTAATGAAAATACCATATGTCATCTTATAATAATTTATAAAGGAAGTCAAGAAAAAAGATAAAACACCTGGAGAAGTTGACTACTTATTTCAAAGAAGAGTCCGCAGCCAATTAGAGCCCTAAATTAAGGCTTACAAGCGTTTTTAAATTCAGCATTAATAAAATACCTTTTCAAGGTATAAACCGTGTGCTGGGGCTGTTTTCCCGGCCTTTGAGCGATCTTTAGCATCAATGATTGACTTTAAACTACTAGCCTCACGTTTTCCTATTCCGACATCCCAAAGTGTCCCTGCAATGATTCTAACCATGTTATAGAGAAAACCCTTACCTTCAATTACCATATGTAATTCTTCACCATGCCACTCAAAGTCTAATGAATGAACTGTTCGTACTTTATCAACCACACTTGTATTTGCCGCACAAAAACTAGAAAAGTCATAAGTGCCTACAATAAATTGAGCTGCTCTAGTCATTTCCTCAACATTTGGCTTAACATCGTTAGTTTCAACTGCATAATGTCTTCGGAAGGGGCTTTGAATTTGCTCTGTACTCCATATGTAGCGATAACGTTTCCCTGTTACACTAAAACGCGCATGGAAATCATTTGATACCTCTTCAACATTTAAAACCCGTATATCACGTGGTAATTGAACATTTAGCGCCTTTTGATAACGATCTGGTGGAATAACTAAAGGTGTGTCAAAATGAATGACTTGTCCCGTTGCATGAACCCGAGCATCTGTGCGACCACTTGCAGTTACACTTATTTTATCCCCTTTATGCATTTTCATTAGTACCTGTTCTACTTCAAGTTGCACCGTTCTTTCTCCGGGTTGTACTTGATAGCCAGAAAACAATGTCCCATCGTAACTAATCGTTGCTTTTAAACGCTTCATTTTCAAATACCTTCTCCTTGCTCTTTTAACTGCGGTAAATAAATAGTAAAACAGCAAATAACACTAATGTTGCTAAACAAAGTGAGTCTTTCCAATCCCATTTTAACTGACGATATCTTGTACGCCCTTCACCACCACGATAACCTCGTACTTCCATGGCAGTCGCTAAATCTTCTGCACGTTTAAATGCACTTACAAAAAGAGGCACTAGTAAAGGAACAACCGCTTTGATTCGATCTTTCACCGGTCCAGCACTTAAATCAGAACCACGTGCCATTTGAGCCTTCATAATTTTATCTGTTTCATCCATCAATGTTGGTATAAAGCGAAGTGCAATTGACATCATCAATGCAAGTTCATGAACAGGCAACTTAACCTTCTTTAACGGATTTAAGAGCACTTCAATGCCATCCGTAATTGAAATTGGTGATGTAGTTAAAGTCAAGATGGAAGTCATAAATACAAGAACTAAGAATCGAATTGAAATAAAGATCCCTTGTTTTAAACCCTCTTCGTAAATTTTTAAGAAACCAAGGTCTAAAATAACATCGCCTTCTCGTGTAAATAAAATATGAATTAAAAACGTAAACACTAATAATAGAATGACTGGTTTTAAGCCATTAATTAAAAAATATAATCGAATTCGAGACAGAAGAACCACAAGTAGGGTAAAAGCCAAAAGCAAAGCATAAGTTACCGCATTATTTGCAAGAAAGACTATAATAATAAACGCAAAAACGAAAACAAGCTTTGAACGAGGATCTAACGTATGAACATACGAGTTCCCTGGGATATAGCGACCAAAAATCATTTTCTCCATCATGACTGATCACGCCCCTCTCTTAACGCGTGGGCAATTTCCTCAGATAACTCTTCTTCAGTTAAGCAAATCTTCGATAGGTTTAGATTGATCAGCTTTTCAATTTTACGTTGGAATTTCACAATACGTGGTAACTCTAATCGATAGCTTTCAAGTGTTTCACTATCTGCGAAAATCTCACGAGGTGTGCCACTTAATACACATCGTCCTTCATGCATAATTGAAATGCGGTCTGCGTAACGTGCTGCATCTTCCATACTGTGTGTTACTAAAATTGTCGTTAATCCTCGTTCTTTATGAAGAGTATAGAACATGTCCATTATTTCTTTCTGTCCACGAGGATCTAGCCCAGCAGTAGGTTCATCTAATACGATTACTTCAGGTTCCATTGCAAGCACGCCAGCAATCGCTACACGTCGCATTTGTCCACCCGATAGATCAAACGGTGACTTATCCAAAACATGCTCTGGTAGCCCTACCAGGTGTATTAAATCACGAGCCCTTTTCTCAGCTTTTTCCTCTGAAACACCAAAGTTCATCGGACCAAACATGATATCTTTTAAAACCGTTTCCTCAAACAGTTGATGTTCTGGAAACTGAAATACAATTCCTACCTTTTGGCGAACCGATTTTAACTCTTTTGCTTTCTTTCCAGCCTCTATTTTTCGCTCTCCAATATGTACTTCACCTTTTGAAGGCTTTAGAAGACCATTAAAGTGCTGTAAGACTGTTGATTTTCCAGAGCCTGTATGTCCAATAATAGCCTGATAAGTTTTAGAAGGAATATCTAAATCTACCTCAAATAAAGCAAACTTTTCAAATGGTGTTCCCATTGAATAAGCGTAGCTTACTTGTTGAAGTTTGATGTCCATAAATCATTCACCAACTCTTCTTCTGTCATATGTTGTCCAACTAACTGTACACCTTTTGATTGCAATAAGTTTGTCATTCTTGTTGCAAATGGAAGTTCTAATCCGAACTCAACTAGTTTATCACCTAAAGCAAATATTTCTTGAGGAGTACCTTCAGCGTACTTTTTCCCCGCATTCATAAATAAAATGCGATCAGCTAATAACGCTTCTTCTACATCATGTGTGATGGAAAGGACCGTTAATCCTATTTCATCACGTAGCGTTTGTACAGTTTGCAACACTTCTTCTCTTCCTTGAGGGTCAAGCATAGAAGTCGAC
Coding sequences:
- the cwlD gene encoding N-acetylmuramoyl-L-alanine amidase CwlD — its product is MKRWIALIVILICCVIVVIYETSASDRRFFLPEPLGGVKIVLDAGHGGIDGGASAEDVVEKDVTLAISEKVEHQLKRLGAEVVMTRTTDGDVLAEHAPNEEFPTLRERKKQDIFLRENIVKTNKPDIFITIHANAIPEEKWRGAQVFYHKDGHADSEPLAKSIQASIKETLENTEREALAIKQIYLLKKAEVPAVLVETGFLSNPEERSLLSDEKYQDKMADAIVEGIENYVNMEYE
- a CDS encoding ABC transporter ATP-binding protein — encoded protein: MNKPTGRQAGPPPLGRHPGPRFNGPAEKAKNQKATLLRIWSYLKNQRIGIVSSVFFVIMSSILSLVGPLFIGLIIDEHILKLDIEGTIRMVLILAAIYIISAIFTWLQTYVMIRVSQKTIQQLRQHLFEKFQSLPLSIFDKRQQGDLMSRMTNDVENLNAALSQSVIQIVSTILTVVGTGIAMFYLNWVLAVVTLLVIPIIVWSTKQIIKHSSKNFVMRQKDLGNLNGYIEETISNSNITTLFGKEMQTIEQFKKANEKLRASALSADITSGFLGPVNNFINNLGIALVIGVGALMVVGNVGVSIGVIASFVTYTRQFFRPINQLSNLLNTFQSAIAGAERVFEILDEQNEVADVPDAITKNNYDGEVEFRNVDFYYQKDKPVLKNISFRAKAGETIALVGPTGSGKTTIIQLLNRFYDAMSGEILIDGNEINQYKMENLRDHIGVVLQDTYLFSGTVRENIRYGKLDATDEEVERAAKIAYAHSFIKYLPQKYDTMLSSGGMNLSQGQRQLIAIARAIIEDPDILILDEATSSVDTMTEVQIQKGLNNLMQGRTSFVIAHRLKTIENADQILVIKDGAILEQGNHDKLMKYNGFYASLQQQLQVQ
- a CDS encoding ABC transporter ATP-binding protein, which encodes MQAVLSLKKYIKPYMVFAIIAPLMMVLEVGMDLVQPTIMQHIIDHGIAQDNTSYIIKMFGLTVLCAFLGLVGGAVCSIYASKTAVNFAADIRQDLYETITYFSNSNKDHFTLGKLITNITSDVEMLQRALTMLLKVFVRGPLTFLGAIVIVFLTARELFPILLVVVPILAFSIYFFTKISGKLFLKVQEAVDAVNTRVQENLAGIRVIKAYNRKDHQIDQFRSVNEKLMKRNITADQIIGILMPLTAFVVNMGIIAALWMGAFKVENENIEVGVIIAFINYLMMIMGGLMSSSNVLMQIARAVPSAKRIVTVLEEKPEIKNSESAVKSSIKGTVEFENVHFAYNKQNEAVLKNISFKVNSGETIGIIGMTGSGKSTIVNLIPRMYDTDQGLIKIDSRPIHQYDLETLRGAIGFAPQKATLFSRTIEENVKYGKDGATTEDLIEALESSCAYEFVEKLDEQEQYLITQGATNLSGGQKQRLAMARAFIRKPAILILDDTTSAVDSISEKRIQRAITENFKESTKFIVSSKISSIRHADQILVLDDGCIVGQGTHEELLETNAIYQEIVSTQLVRGGTLNE
- a CDS encoding 2-keto-3-deoxygluconate kinase, whose product is MKRDLNEQMSNVEYSSERTPHERRGRGERGAKTFRRGRALAFYEKLLVKRDTLRQQLESPEFQSIQTVIAGELKATEAIMNDFKAAFELDEISHSSCEKKD
- a CDS encoding carbon-nitrogen hydrolase family protein gives rise to the protein MKLRVSAVQYHLHTINSFEEFVEQCEHYIKAALEFDTEFILFPEFFTTQLLSIKENGRTLTINDLPSYTEKYHQAFTAFAKKYNVHIIAGTHVVEVGGHLRNTAHLFYPDGKIGTQAKLHITPTEVHEWNMSKGEGLEIFETEKGKIAILTCYDIEFPEIVRMAKAKGADVIFCPSCTDDRHGFHRVRYTSHARAIENQVYVVLTGTVGALPTVDFMRANFGQAAIITPNDVPFPPKGLLAEGEINNDMLITADLDLELLYQVREKGSVTTWRDRRVDLYTDWE
- a CDS encoding GNAT family N-acetyltransferase produces the protein MYRSEQLLFDEGKPVSIIIRNYTANDFDEMIDIQSECFPPPFPSELWWNKKQLTNHVTLFPEGALCVEVDGKLAGSLTGVCVDFDPAHPSHTWAEITDEGYITNHNPKGNTLYIVDISVRPSYRSLGLGKIMMQSMYHVVIEKGLDRLLGGSRMPGYHKYAHQLKAADYLKAVLTGQLKDPVITFLLKCGRLPIAVIENYLEDEESLNYGVLMEWKNPFK
- a CDS encoding SOS response-associated peptidase — protein: MCGRFTLFTTFEKLIEHFEIQQAFDEALYHESYNIAPTQKIISIINDGTKNRMGFLKWGLVPSWAKDEKMASKMINARAETADEKPSFKKSFYQRRCIIPMDSFYEWKREGKTKRPMRIKMKDDSLFAVAGLWDTWLSSSGQTSHTCTILTTEPNALMANIHDRMPVILSKEQQALWLDPRVKERDHLKSLLVPFPVDEMTAYEVSDQVNSPKNNSRELIERVG
- a CDS encoding alpha/beta-type small acid-soluble spore protein, coding for MARRNRNKILVPEAREGLDQLKAKIAGTTNPEQAKFEIAEEVGVPLKEGYNGKLTSEQAGKVGGKLGGNMVKELVRMAQENLNKNQ
- the rpsI gene encoding 30S ribosomal protein S9; amino-acid sequence: MAQVQYIGTGRRKSSVARVRLVPGEGKIVINNRNIEDYLPFETLHLIINQPLDATQTKGSYDVFVNVNGGGFTGQAGAIRHGIARALLQVDPDFRPALKSAGLLTRDPRMKERKKYGLKGARRAPQFSKR
- the rplM gene encoding 50S ribosomal protein L13, which gives rise to MRTTFMAKGHEVERKWLVVDAEGQTLGRLASEVAAILRGKHKPTFTPNVDTGDHVIVINADKIHLTGNKLEGKIYYRHTQFAGGLKTRTAGEMKEKYPTQMIELAVKGMLPKNSLGRKMFGKLNVYAGAEHPHAAQKPESYTLRG
- the truA gene encoding tRNA pseudouridine(38-40) synthase TruA gives rise to the protein MKRLKATISYDGTLFSGYQVQPGERTVQLEVEQVLMKMHKGDKISVTASGRTDARVHATGQVIHFDTPLVIPPDRYQKALNVQLPRDIRVLNVEEVSNDFHARFSVTGKRYRYIWSTEQIQSPFRRHYAVETNDVKPNVEEMTRAAQFIVGTYDFSSFCAANTSVVDKVRTVHSLDFEWHGEELHMVIEGKGFLYNMVRIIAGTLWDVGIGKREASSLKSIIDAKDRSKAGKTAPAHGLYLEKVFY